In one window of Bradysia coprophila strain Holo2 chromosome IV unlocalized genomic scaffold, BU_Bcop_v1 contig_106, whole genome shotgun sequence DNA:
- the LOC119070877 gene encoding uncharacterized protein LOC119070877 yields MSTTHHEMSASGSIVVVDNSGNVNISKSNAPQSQQQFQRQLQNQQVIVNDEYMNADGLMAGGVNYITTNDLMNNAQIIKFVTGEEAALIEQQQYHHQDDQLYGAMSAQQSVQGISNPNSKVHVISNVTIVSKPQHQSPHTISFVNSRHLPAGGNYVNTYISKQNCGKLVPYHQSPPHQNHHQQQILTKHGQASGQVAQKGSMPRIVTRVQTISTQQQSSNNIVMSRNTNVAPITSVIQSHQVQKHQHSMQLVPMNKANSLRNKPPNAVSSSVKVMHGTKAGGMKAIPQQQQQQQHLSKGKNSKLVKSYGSAPSSSIYDQQQQHQIKNIHVQSNSINNNNNTINTNKMMQLAHYQQQQHQQQHHHHPPQRAIMNNVYIQGTTVPKVNKSKYMMQKQSQMSQVMLPIQQQAQKSSYHQQSIVAASGSNIKYVNAQGNVIASSARVRTVMQQSSSSYQQTQSVYVENTMSPVMPQDLQSTSSVTKCSVDDMMIVNGTHMSDEMSARILQSLSKNSAYNSTTRNSNQHSNQAIKMTQQATYLKSTTTEQLAVLNPPHAIQSVQQQQLQLYSHRVSSEQAVSAVKFGPEYFRVNTCDIQSSTATFIDNIPLVSTRGDPSVTYTSHDQDEDFVGEETRPKPISSVDPHLKSLYGFLNDHNYCPAITENTEQILKKCYQKSVPGTPTNSVTQQQQQQQPKPVNSTYSYIYKPTEKDDDAHSVISNGSRAGNLDIDLGEETETAAEGEDDSITRCICDYEHDDGYMIQCDKCTSWQHVDCMGIDRQNIPDKYKCEICEPRPVDKARARALQCQKYKEQQSFLLLSAQAQQPYPVENALVHSTTGDRNPLNNNNFSSLPSSLKKPQQRQVTGSKRKTEIKEPKRKRNESTSRANGKRREPKKVSKRKASKQQLQLQQQPESGEKQAANLRSWIENYESAVTNHYSPELRARLQAIGKQQQYQSTTLPQLKNTANLDGKCTTVPHAGGKILISTLDLSPHNAVTEIRGKYMLTGQYKQQHIFPPTNAKQSSNRNPGPFIFFYRLPNDGPEICVDTRTYGNDARFVRRSCRPNAEILHTIEKGTIHLYIVSLANIKSSTEITIKHEPHDLAALSRGNISSPTSTMCACGLTKDCLFAPPLPTPPVQPIITKPRANGSLKDETDGKVTKKPVYRRSKNSSIGRGRSTSSSCESNTALLSPKNPAASPTVNMMHDSGVCTSSSSSPPLQSPLCNPPVVTTPLHSPLSELIQPTQPQQPMQPIQVQQQPQQHQQLQKPEEGIQQSQKDQINSFEPLVQLPPTPSLRQMFQQQSSVAQPPPVPAQITPVQPKINAQPALVVPPQVQVQPNPIVSPVNSPVRPTSLSIDDTPAPQTPTKASSKLQATTPSLPAIKSPPINSTKPAALGRKTPRKSFSSLSEDSSTMVDEQPKKEVTSSATKKAEDKKLTREEKKIQAIVRAFEKMEKNQQRKQDMKHKGNTPTTSTPPSSISPPQKRRRSVSPAAKRRKDDDQTPVKKSGNQVRRKKRKATKSYQQTNHHRKRLRSRINSGDSDAITSEDSTSLLSPTILGHVPPTLQSHHMKRNISPKYSEQNSSDVGSAAGMLMALSNCKVEDQGSGQSPSLSEVPKPSPSAFSLSSALMLVEAAVGPLEQTRSLENEFKMPPKTKKTIMNEWLHQSDTITHTHRENEMKPQFHHQMSYPPMLSVAQVLNDVEHQNAFTQHQLKGIYTNSSSASSTNNINKYIITEMPFQEEPQNLSIVTKRVEEFININSQDDEDEQKWSIENSNDDPLVANQPTPTPTMQKGSSVKKRWLRQAISEECSDDITTSPPNGYMTPLKKRRMARECQDMMRQIAAESSAAAARASHNYLAPSDIQPIANSSMEVEVKEERFEIIEVKEEGVKIEDDSEENTKPVFDIDEDTTTAHTSGDNSNEVQPNFENKKEQEDSSQLPSDTNFKFEAANDDASPETISETCRKSNDDQSDSKLNILTDIKVEQTQFKPSSNIDEFDIKPLNEVAETSPTLGDEKKEENSTTISDEIEDIQKRLLSFHDTNIMILQSRNKKRTPTQEDGNEFADTPRKCGKQLSFDIDVKPEIVSPVKSEPEKIAATSSSELPVSESMDWANNDLAPAVLSAATIPSFNQPILPYSAILMNGINQSMYPPQTTNEAPTTHTPKTSLSDMSTEYPDVISNLPNVPKSLLSEYLENPNKPTNNHGFAMSDTPRLLSMFNVHTPTSSRTLNNSYLTRDPSMGSTNSQLSSITNTIPVSLPPPAKVYNRSQSADPRLNPSLVTPPDPPPAPKKKLSINEYRKRKQLSSDNVNSSPTKAEPSSNNVSNAITTGADSTSEQNENTLTSPIAKKSADEKVTVFSPAPTLLELQQESLSQRLKNYKSLCSLPNAMTANRADKKDVLDSISRLELTSALSTSNSSLTSVSSSTSEHTLTTPPCTSPSNEKFDDKSINETESNASPSESTSR; encoded by the exons ATGTCAACGACACACCATGAAATGTCCGCATCCGGTAGTATTGTTGTCGTCGATAACAGCGGTAATGTTAATATAAGTAAATCCAATGCACCACAGTCACAGCAACAGTTTCAACGACAACTACAGAACCAGCAAGTGATCGTTAACGATGAATATATGAATGCCGATGGTTTGATGGCGGGTGGTGTCAATTACATAACAACAAATGATCTAATGAACAACGCTCAGATAATCAAATTCGTTACGGGAGAAGAGGCCGCACTCATTGAACAACAACAGTACCATCACCAAGATGACCAGCTATATGGAGCGATGTCCGCTCAGCAATCGGTACAAGGAATATCGAATCCCAATTCGAAAGTGCATGTGATTAGTAATGTGACAATCGTGTCGAAACCGCAACACCAATCACCCCATACGATAAGTTTCGTAAACAGTCGACATTTGCCGGCGGGCGGTAACTACGTCAATACGTACATTTCGAAACAGAATTGCGGAAAACTTGTCCCATACCATCAGAGTCCGCCGCACCAGAACCATCATCAGCAACAAATACTGACCAAACATGGCCAAGCATCGGGTCAAGTTGCGCAAAAGGGGTCAATGCCACGCATCGTCACCCGTGTACAAACGATATCAACGCAACAGCAGAGCAGCAATAACATAGTTATGTCTAGAAATACAAATGTGGCACCGATAACCAGTGTCATTCAATCACATCAAGTTCAAAAACATCAACATTCAATGCAATTGGTACCGATGAATAAGGCGAACAGTTTGCGCAACAAACCACCAAATGCCGTTTCCTCATCGGTCAAAGTTATGCATGGCACGAAAGCCGGTGGCATGAAAGCAATACcccaacaacaacagcaacagcagCATTTATCGAAGggcaaaaattcaaaattagttAAAAGTTACGGTTCCGCGCCATCCTCCTCAATTTACGATCAACAGCAACAGCatcaaatcaaaaacattCATGTCCAGTCGAACagcatcaacaacaacaataacacaatcAATACGAATAAGATGATGCAGCTAGCACATTATCAACAGCAACAGCATCAGCAGCAGCACCATCATCATCCACCCCAACGTGCAATAATGAATAACGTTTACATTCAGGGTACAACGGTACCGAAAGTAAACAAGAGCAAATACATGATGCAAAAGCAAAGTCAAATGTCACAGGTGATGTTACCCATTCAACAGCAAGCACAAAAATCGTCGTACCATCAGCAGAGTATTGTTGCTGCTAGCGGCAGCAATATCAAATATGTGAATGCCCAGGGCAATGTAATTGCATCGTCGGCCCGTGTTCGTACAGTTATGCAACAGAGTAGTTCGTCCTATCAGCAAACACAGTCCGTGTATGTGGAAAATACGATGTCACCGGTAATGCCCCAAGATTTACAGTCCACTTCGAGTGTTACGAAATGTTCCGTCGACGATATGATGATTGTCAATGGTACGCATATGAGTGACGAAATGTCGGCAAGAATACTGCAAAGTCTGTCCAAGAACTCAGCGTACAATAGCACCACTCGCAATAGTAATCAGCACAGTAATCAGGCTATTAAGATGACTCAGCAGGCAACTTATCTGAAATCGACAACGACCGAACAATTGGCAGTATTGAATCCACCACATGCGATACAAAGTGTTCAACAGCAGCAATTACAACTTTACAGCCACAGAGTATCTTCGGAGCAAGCAGTGTCAGCTGTTAAATTTGGTCCGGAATACTTCCGTGTCAA TACATGTGATATTCAGTCGTCGACTGCAACTTTCATCGACAATATTCCCTTGGTGTCAACGCGAGGTGATCCTAGTGTGACATATACCTCACATGATCAAGACGAAGATTTTGTCGGTGAAGAGACACGACCGAAACCAATCAGTTCAGTCGATCCACACCTAAAGTCGCTGTATGGATTCCTTAACGATCACAACTATTGTCCGGCCATCACTGAAAACACCGAACAGATTCTGAAGAAATGTTATCAGAAATCTGTGCCTGGAACGCCGACTAACAGTGTAacgcaacaacaacaacagcaacaaccgAAACCAGTGAACTCTACCTACTCCTACATCTACAAACCGACAG AGAAAGACGATGACGCTCATTCGGTCATAAGTAATGGTTCGCGAGCCGGTAATCTCGACATTGATTTAGGAGAAGAGACCGAAACTGCAGCTGAAGGTGAAGACGATTCAATAACTCGTTGCATTTGCGATTATGAGCATGATGATGGATACATGATTCAGTGTGATAAGTGCAC aTCGTGGCAGCATGTCGACTGCATGGGTATTGATCGGCAAAACATCCCAGATAAATACAAATGTGAAATATGTGAACCTCGACCGGTGGACAAAGCTCGAGCCCGAGCGTTGCAGTGTCAAAAATACAAAGAACAACAAAGTTTCCTGTTACTGTCTGCTCAAGCTCAACAACCGTACCCAGTCGAAAATGCTTTGGTGCACTCAACCACTGGCGATCGTAATCCGTTGAACAATAACAATTTCTCATCGCTGCCGTCGTCGCTGAAAAAACCGCAACAGCGTCAAGTGACCGGATCGAAACGGAAAACCGAGATAAAGGAACCGAAACGGAAACGCAACGAGTCGACAAGTCGTGCAAACGGCAAGCGACGCGAACCTAAAAAAGTGAGCAAACGCAAAGCATCGAAGCAGCAACTACAATTGCAACAACAGCCGGAATCGGGTGAAAAGCAAGCAGCAAACCTCCGGTCTTGGATCGAAAATTACGAATCGGCTGTCACCAATCACTATTCACCGGAACTAAGAGCTCGCTTACAAGCAATTGGCAAACAGCAACAATATCAGTCCACCACATTGCCGCAACTGAAAAATACTGCGAATTTGGATGGAAAGTGCACCACCGTTCCACACGCTGGTGGAAAGATTCTGATCAGCACTCTCGATTTGTCGCCGCATAATGCTGTCACCGAAATACGAGGTAAATACATGCTCACCGGACAGTACAAACAACAACACATATTTCCGCCAACGAATGCTAAGCAAAGTTCGAATAGGAATCCGGGTCCGTTTATATTTTTCTACCGTTTACCGAACGATGGACCTGAAATCTGTGTGGATACGAGGACTTATGGCAATGATGCCAGATTCGTTCGACGATCATGCAGACCGAATGCAGAAATTTTGCATACAATAGAAAAGGGAACGATTCATCTGTACATTGTGTCTCTGGCGAACATCAAGTCCAGTACGGAGATCACTATCAAACATGAACCTCACGATTTAGCGGCATTGTCCAGGGGCAATATCAGTTCTCCTACATCGACAATGTGTGCTTGTGGATTGACGAAAGATTGCCTGTTTGCACCGCCATTACCAACGCCTCCTGTGCAACCAATCATTACAAAACCGAGAGCCAATGGAAGCTTAAAAGACGAAACTGATGGAAAAGTTACGAAGAAGCCGGTGTACAGAAGGAGTAAGAATTCTTCTATCGGTCGCGGTCGATCTACATCCAGTAGTTGCGAAAGTAATACCGCACTTTTGTCACCAAAAAATCCAGCCGCCTCGCCAACAGTGAATATGATGCATGACTCGGGAGTATGTACTTCGTCGTCATCATCGCCACCTCTGCAATCACCGCTATGCAATCCACCTGTTGTAACAACACCACTACATTCACCTCTGTCTGAGCTTATCCAGCCGACACAGCCTCAACAACCAATGCAACCAATCCAGGTACAACAGCAACCACAACAACATCAGCAATTACAAAAGCCAGAAGAAGGTATTCAACAATCTCAAAAAGATCaaataaattcgtttgaaCCTTTGGTGCAATTACCACCCACACCGTCGCTACGTCAAATGTTCCAACAACAAAGTTCGGTGGCACAACCGCCACCGGTACCGGCGCAAATTACTCCAGTTCAACCCAAAATAAATGCACAGCCCGCTTTAGTTGTGCCTCCTCAAGTACAAGTGCAACCGAATCCGATTGTTTCACCGGTTAACTCACCAGTTCGGCCAACATCGCTTAGCATTGATGACACACCAGCACCACAAACGCCTACGAAGGCAAGTTCAAAACTGCAAGCTACTACACCTTCACTACCAGCGATCAAATCACCGCCAATAAATTCGACCAAACCGGCTGCTTTAGGTAGAAAAACGCCAAGGAAGTCGTTTAGCAGTTTATCGGAAGACAGTTCGACAATGGTGGATGAGCAGCCGAAAAAAGAAGTGACGAGTAGTGCGACGAAGAAGGCTGAggataaaaaattgacgaGAGAGGAAAAGAAGATCCAAGCGATTGTCAGAGCATTTGagaaaatggagaaaaatcaACAACGAAAGCAGGATATGAAACATAAGGGCAACACGCCTACCACTTCAACGCCTCCTTCATCGATTTCACCACCTCAAAAGCGGAGGCGGAGTGTTTCGCCGGCAGCGAAACGAAGAAAAGATGACGATCAAACTCCTGTTAAAAAGTCGGGCAACCAAGTTCGACGAAAGAAGCGTAAAGCAACGAAATCTTACCAACAGACAAACCATCACCGGAAGCGATTAAGATCACGAATAAATTCAGGTGACTCAGACGCAATAACATCAGAAGATTCAACATCTTTACTCTCGCCGACGATTCTCGGTCATGTTCCTCCAACTCTACAATCGCATCACatgaaacgaaatatttcTCCCAAATATTCCGAACAGAATTCGTCCGACGTTGGTTCAGCGGCAGGAATGTTGATGGCATTGTCTAACTGTAAAGTCGAAGATCAAGGTAGCGGACAGAGTCCATCATTATCAGAAGTGCCGAAACCATCCCCATCTGCATTTTCGCTGAGTTCGGCACTGATGTTGGTAGAAGCTGCAGTTGGTCCGTTAGAGCAGACGCGATCGCTGGAAAACGAATTTAAAATGCCTccgaaaacaaagaaaacgaTCATGAACGAGTGGCTACATCAAAGTGATACCATCACGCATACGCATcgggaaaatgaaatgaaaccgCAATTCCACCATCAAATGAGTTATCCTCCCATGCTGAGTGTAGCTCAGGTTCTCAATGATGTTGAACATCAGAATGCATTCACTCAACACCAACTCAAGGGCATTTACACAAATTCGTCGTCAGCAAGCTCGACGAATAACATCAACAAGTACATCATCACCGAAATGCCGTTTCAGGAAGAGCCTCAAAATCTGAGCATCGTGACCAAACGTGTCGAAGAATTTATCAACATAAACTCGCAGGACGACGAGGACGAACAGAAATGGtccatcgaaaattcaaacgaTGATCCGTTGGTTGCCAACCAACCGACACCAACGCCTACAATGCAAAAAGGAAGTTCCGTGAAAAAACGGTGGCTACGTCAAGCTATATCCGAGGAGTGTTCGGATGACATAACTACATCGCCACCAAACGGTTACATGACACCATTGAAAAAGCGTCGAATGGCAAGAGAATGCCAAGATATGATGCGACAAATAGCGGCCGAAAGTTCTGCAGCAGCTGCGCGTGCATCACACAACTATTTGGCACCGTCTGACATTCAGCCTATCGCCAATTCATCGATGGAAGTTGAAGTTAAGGAGGAACGCTTCGAAATAATCGAAGTGAAGGAGGAAGGGGTCAAAATTGAAGACGATTCGGAAGAGAATACCAAACCCGTTTTCGACATCGATGAGGACACAACCACTGCTCACACGTCTGGAGATAACAGCAATGAAGTGCAaccgaattttgagaataagAAGGAACAAGAGGACAGTTCTCAATTGCCAAGTGAtactaattttaaatttgaagctGCTAACGACGATGCGTCACCTGAAACCATATCGGAAACATGTCGAAAATCAAACGATGATCAAAGTGATagtaaattgaacattttgacTGACATTAAAGTGGAGCAAACGCAATTCAAACCCAGCTCGAATATCGACGAATTCGACATAAAGCCGTTAAACGAAGTGGCCGAAACGAGTCCCACGTTAGGCGACgagaaaaaggaagaaaattcaacaacCATCAGCGATGAAATTGAGGACATCCAGAAGCGACTGTTATCATTCCATGATACAAACATCATGATTTTGCAGTCGAGAAACAAGAAACGAACTCCAACACAAGAAGATGGCAACGAGTTCGCCGACACGCCCCGCAAATGCGGCAAGCAATTAAGTTTCGACATCGACGTTAAGCCGGAAATTGTGTCACCGGTCAAAAGTGAACCTGAAAAAATTGCGGCAACATCAAGTTCTGAATTGCCTGTGAGTGAGTCTATGGATTGGGCGAATAACGACCTAGCGCCAGCAGTATTGAGTGCTGCAACCATTCCCAGCTTTAATCAACCAATTTTGCCTTATTCGGCAATCCTGATGAATGGCATCAATCAGTCGATGTATCCACCGCAAACAACAAATGAGGCTCCCACAACACACACTCCGAAAACATCGCTCTCCGATATGTCAACGGAATATCCGGATGTTATTTCAAACCTACCGAACGTACCGAAATCACTACTCTCtgaatatttggaaaatcCGAACAAACCAACGAACAATCACGGATTTGCCATGTCAGACACACCGCGACTACTTTCAATGTTTAACGTACACACACCGACGTCATCCAGAACATTGAACAACAGCTACTTAACCAGGGATCCGTCAATGGGCTCAACCAATTCCCAGTTATCATCAATCACAAACACAATACCAGTATCGTTGCCACCTCCGGCAAAAGTCTACAATCGATCCCAAAGTGCTGATCCTCGTTTGAATCCGAGTTTGGTAACACCACCCGACCCACCACCAGCTCCGAAGAAAAAG CTGTCCATCAACGAATATCGTAAGCGCAAGCAACTTTCGTCAGACAATGTCAACTCCTCACCGACTAAAGCGGAACCAAGTtcaaataatgtaagcaatgCAATAACGACCGGTGCTGATTCAACGTCcgagcaaaatgaaaatactcTCACCTCACCGATAGCAAAGAAATCTGCTGATGAAAAGGTCACAG TATTTAGCCCTGCTCCCACATTGCTGGAACTGCAACAAGAAAGTCTGTCACAGCGGTTAAAGAATTACAAAAGTTTATGTAGCCTGCCCAA